The nucleotide sequence TGCGCAAGCGAATCAACGATTTCCATATGCGAAACGGAGTTACGATGATAGACCCGAACTCGACTTACATCGATGCGGGCGTAATGATCGGGCGTGATACGGTGCTCTATCCGGGAACCTGCCTTTTTGGCGACACACAGATCGGTGAAGGCTGCCAGATCGGGCCACACGCGCTGGTCAAAAACAAGAGTATCGAGGATTATACCAGAATTCAGCCGTTTTCAGCGGTTGACGGCAGTACGTTTGGTGAGCGGGCTTTTGCTAGAGTGGGAGCGACGACACAACTGTACGGTATCGACCAGCGCTGATGCAGGTAATTCGTCGATATAGCTGGCTTTGGATAGCGCTGCTCCTTGTGACAGTGGCTTCGATCATCATGCTGTCGTTGGCAAACACCCGCTCCGCCCTGACAAAAGCAACCTGGATATGGGATGCCAAGCAAATAGAGACCCAAACCGAGGAAATGATCGCGTTTGCCGAGAAAAACGATATCAACCTGATCTATCTTCACGTTGAACCAGCAGCTGTTGCGCCTCAGACGTATCGTACCTTCATTGAAAAAGCCAACCAGGCAGGTATTAAGGTAGAGGCGCTTGGCGGTGACCCCAATTGGGCGTTAACAGCGAATCGCCAGAGCATCGACGATCTGATCTCCTGGGTGAAGGCGTTCAATCGCAGTGCCAAGTCAGATGAACAATTCTCGGGGATTCACGTCGATATCGAGCCGTATCTGTTGCCTGCATGGAAGGAAGACCAGGGAGAAATCGTCCGGCAATGGCTGGAAAACGTCAGCTATCTGGCGGCAGAGACGAAGAAGGATACGGATCTCGCTGTCGGTGCAGACTTGCCTTTTTGGATCGACTCCGTAAACGTTCCTGACAGTGATGAAAAAGTGAGCAACTGGATGGTGCAGCGACTCGACAGTATTACGTTAATGGCCTACCGCAATCAAGCCCTTGGGCAAAATGGGATCGTCGAAATCGTAGAAAAGATCGTCGATGATGCCAATGTACGCAAAAAAGGGTCGGTCATCGTAGGCGTCAACATCATGGAAACGATGGAAGGCGCTCATGTGAGCTTTTATGAAGAAGGCACAAAAGAGATGAACAACCAGTTGGCCATTTTACAGGAGGAGCTGTCTAGCAATCCGGCGTTTGCAGGAAGTGCGATCCATGATTACGAGAGCTGGAAGCACGCAAGTCAACGAGAGGAGCAACTTTGACGAATGAAAGCTGCGCGCATCTATTTGAGTGTTCTCTGCCTGACGGTCGGCTTTCTGTTCGGCTTTTCCCCCGCGGAGAAGAAGAGTAAAGCAACGTGGATCTGGCAGTCCGAAATGATCGGGAGAGAGAAACAAGAGATTCTCGATTTCTGCAAAAGTAACGATATTAATCTCGTCTACTTGCGAATCGAAATGAACAAGCCCTATGATTACTACCGCGATTTTATCCGCGAAGCGACAGAGATGGGGATCGAAGTTCATGCGGTTGCTGGCCATCCGGCATGGGCACTCAAAAGCAATGAAAAGCGGATGATGAATATCGTCCACTGGGTAAAAAGCTACAACCGTGAAGCGCAGAAGAATGAGCGAATTCGCGGGATTCAGTTAGACATCGAGCCGTATCTCCTGCCTTTTTGGGAGGCCGATCAGAAGCGGATTATCCGTGAATGGCAAGCCAATGTGCAGGCGTTCACAGCCGAGGTGTCAAAAGATGAGGATTTGGTTGCCAGTGCAGCCATTCCATTTTGGCTGGACGATATTCCCGTTCCGGGACAAGAAGAGATGTCCTTGTCCAAATGGATGATCAGCCAGTTTGATACGGTATGTATCATGGCGTATCGTGACACACTTTCCGGTCAGAACGGCATTCTGAATTTGATTGATCAGGAAATGAAGGAAGCGGATGAATTAGAGTCGCGTGTCTTGGTTGCTGTGAATATGAAGCCGCTGGATGAAGACCACACTTCTTTTGCAGAGGAAGGTCCGGCTCTCATGAAACAGCAAGTAGAGCAATTGCCTGCACATTTGGCACAGCATCCGTCCTTCTCTGGTGTCGCGATTCATGATTATCGCAACTGGAAGGAGGCGATTCCACTGCCCCCGGAAACGAAGCAACGCTACAAAGGCACCTACATATGGCGTGCAGAATTGCTTGGCACGGAAAAGGAGGAAATTCTCTCCTTTGCGGAACAAAACGGGGTGAATCTCCTCTATGTTCGTCTCGATTTGGAGCAGCCGATTTCCTATTACCGCGATTTTGTGAGAGAGGCCCGTGAAGCGGGGATCGAAGTTCATGCGATGGGCGGTCATCCGATTTGGGCGATGTCTGAAAGTCGGAGCAAGATCATAAAGCTCGTGAATTGGGTGAAAGCCTACAATGAGTCTGTCTCGACAAAAGAGCAATTTCACGGCATTCACTTAGATATTGAGCCGTACGTCCTTCCTGCCTGGCGTGAGGATAAAGAGGCAGTTTTACGCCAGTGGATGGGTAACATCGAAGTTTTTGTCGAAGAGACCAAGAACGGAACTTCCTTGGAAGCAAGCGTCGACCTCGCGGCGTGGCTGGACAAGACACCGACTCCAGGTCAGCCCGAGTTGCCGTTTTCGCATTGGATGATCAAACAGCTTGATCATACGACCTTGATGGCTTTTCGTGATCGAGCTCCTGGCATCATCGGCTTGGTCGAAAATCAGATGAAGTACGCAGAGAGCCTCCAGAAAAAGCTGGTCGTCGCTGTGGAAACGAAAGAGAGCCACGAAGGGAACGGGATCACCTTTTATGAGGAAGGGATGGGCGAAATGGATCGACAGCTAGATCTGGTGACAAAAGTGCTGGATCGATACTCCTCTTATTGGGGGCTCGCCATTCATGCGTATGACTACTGGAAAAACGGGAAAGAGTAGGCTGCCTGCATCGTGCACCTTTGTTGTAAAATAGAAGAAAACGAGCGTCGGAAAGAGGAGAACAAGCCATGCGAGATGTGCAAAACCGACATCGAAATCTTCCGCAGCGTACGCCAGAGATGTTGTACAACGTGGTGCGCAAGTTTTACCGTGGAGCAGTCAGTCATTTTGACCTGATTCAGGAGAAAAAACAGGAAGCACGTGCAGCCTTGGAAGCTGGTGACCACGACAAAATCCGTGCAGCCGTGCACACGTTATTTTTGGAGTTCCATTTTTATGTGACCTGCTGGCTCCAGATTGAGCTTGCCCTGTATCGGCTGGCGCGTCAGGATGAACGCCTTGCGCAAGTGATGGAAAGATATCGATCATCGATGGAAAAGCATGTAGCGGTACGGCAACTGCTGGAACAGACGGAGGCGTGTGTGGAGGCGCAGTTTCAACCAAACGGGGATGGATGGTCCTGCGTGCAGAAGGATGCCTACGTGTTTGGCAGCATCATTTTTACAGTGGATGAAGAGAGTCTGCAAGATTTGCATGCTGTGTATCAGGCGATTTGGGGAAATGTAGACTGCTAAACGATCACTCATAACAAAAAGCGTGACCGTCGCGATGGATGGTCACGCTTTTTGCATTTAGAAAGTTCCTGGGAAGATTGACCCTGTGTGTGGAGCAGCCTGACCTGGAGCGTTCAATTGGCGCACCTCTTGCACATTCGTGCCAGCAAAACCCGGATTGAAGACAGATTGTGCTCCCATGCCGAGTGTATTAGCATAAGCCTGCTGTTGCTGTAGAGGCTGCTGTTGCTGTAGAGGCTGCTGTGCTTGCAGACCGAAGCCCGTGTTGTTCAATTGGCGTACTTCTTGAACATTGGTTCCGGCAAAGCCTGGGGAAAAGATGCTGCCAGCATTTCCAGCTTGGTTTACAAAGCCCGTTTGTCCAGGGAAGCCAGTTTGACCTGCGAAGCCAGTTTGACCCGCAAAGTTGTTATAGCCAGCTTGATTTCGCGCCTGAACCTCTTGAACATTGGTTCCAGCAAAGCCGGGAGAAAAGACCGAGTTCGCTCCGCCACCAAATGCTGGTTGATACGATGGCTGCGCCTGGATGTACTGGGATGCCTGATTTTGCCCAAAACCAAATTGTTGTTGCTGCTGTTGTACTGGGTAGCCAGCATTTTGCTGTCTTACTTCTTGAGCATTGGTATTTGCAAAGCCTGGGGAAAAGATGGATTGGGCACCACCGACTCCGCCACTGAAGGATGCAGCAGATGAAGGCGCTCCGATGGATGGTGCATGACCACCTTGGTTCCAATACTGTACTTCTTGTACGTTGGTTCCAGCGAAGCCTGGTTGGAACATAGAACCTGCAGGGCTTACTGCACCGAAAAATTGAGGTTGTTGCTGGGATTGCATCATATTGTTATTTGTGTAGGTCATGGTTAAGACCACCTCCATGGAGTATTTTTTCCAAGCTTGGTTTTGTCATGCATCCGATAACGAAAAAAACATGCCGGAGTCTAAACGGCATGTTCCTTTAAAGCAAAACGTGAGACTTGCCTCATTGTTCAGTGCTACTCGCATGTACAACCAGCATACTCAATGCGGTAGCGTTTATCTACAACCAGGAAGGATTGACCCCATTTCCAATAGGAAACGGCGAATGTTTTCTCGTTTCTGGACCTTATGAGCCAGCAGCCTGAGGGTCAATCGCGTCAGCCAGTCGTTCGTTGGGTGATGCGCAGTTCCCCTTCCTGACGGGCAAATCGCACCAAGGACGTCTGTGAATCAGCTAATGCTGCTTGACTCCCTTATCCTGCGGCACTCCCTCGCTTGCTCTGCAAGTGAGAGACATGCTGTGCGTAGTGGATCAAATTCGCTAACGATAATCGTCGAATCGATGGTTCATCGAATTTCTCCGGCTTTGCATTCGCTTCAAAGAGCCATAGCTTTCCTTCTTCTGTCAAGCCAAGGTCCATCGACATCTCAGCCAAATCTGTCCATTCTGCATTTAATGACCGTGCGATGGCGAGCGCCGTATCGTGAATGTGTCTTTCCATTTGCTCGTGATTATTATGAAACAAGGCTTGCATAACGGTAGATAACGAGTGGATCGAGCCACCGCGTGGCACATGAGTGGTGATGCTTTGCGAGCCAGACCTTCTAATGCCAACTCCGGTTACGCTCCACTCGCCCTCGCCATCTTTCTGCACGAGGACGCGCACATCAAAAGGTTTGCCGTTGTAACGGGCACGACGAATACCTTGCTGCATGATGTACTTCTGCTGTTTGACATGAAGTCTAATATGCTTCCATACGTCATTCAAATTGGAAAAGCGGCGAGTAATGGCCTTTTGCTCCTTTAACCGTTGCAGGAACCACTTATCGTTTCTGAAATCAATGCGCATAATTCCCTGACCAGCCCTACCGCGCACGGGTTTCAAGTAGACAAAGCGATGTTCTGTGCAAAAGCTTCGAAACCGAGCCAAGGTGTCCAATTGTTTTGTCTCCGGTAGAAAAGCTTGCACTTCCAAGTGGGACTCAAGCATCGTAAAGAGCTGTTGCTTGTCAAAAAAGCCGCGATTAAACAATGTGACATTTGGCATCTCATGTATGCGGTTCAATGCTCTGCGGACTTCAGGTCGCCGTTCTGCTTTTCTCGTCGGTATTCGGTTGTAAACCACATGGGGGAAAGGTAGAATCACCTCTTGCCACGAGTTTAGACGACTGTTGTACAAATAGCCGCGCACCTTTTTCTTCTCCCAATTGATTCCTTGTGGAGTGAACACAAATACGAGTGCACCCCATTGCTTCCCCGATTGAGTAATATCCTTGAAGTTCTCGCGATTTCCTAAAAATGTTGCCCCTTCACCAACGGTCAATATGCCAAATAATGGGCCAAGCTTCAGGGAGTCGCCCGCCATTTTCCAGTTAATGCGTGTACGAATACGGCTTGCTTGCACGCGGGGTAAACCAGCGTATATCCGTTTCGTATGAGAAAAGGGACCGAGACTGGCGACCAGTGGCTTTGGCGAGCGTTTAAGGACTAGCCGAGGTAACTGTACGAACCATCTACCGCTAGGGAGGATCGTCAGCCACCCGGAGCGCTGCTGAAGCATGGTGTTCCTCCTTCCTGAAAAACGGTACAGATCGCGTGCGACTAGAAATTGGCCAAATAACAGCTATAATCGACGAGCAGCTTGCGTGATTCTTGATCAGCCTGCCTGAGACGAGCGTGCTTGAATATAGAACGGCCAGGCTTGGAGTTCGCTTCGAACATCCAGACATGGCCTTGCGTATCAATTCCCATGTCCAGCCCTAATTCGCCTAAATCAATCCCTTTGGCCAGTTCAATTGCGGTAGCCAGACGGATCGACGCTTCTGAAATGCGCTGGGTCATGAGGGCTTTTTGTCTGCCAAACAGGTGCTGCAACAGGTCATCGCCGGGGATGACAGTTCCACCTGTACGCACGTGGGTAGTTACGCTGCCAGAACCGGCAACCTTGGCTGCCGTGCACGAGACAACCCACTCGTTTTGCTGATTTTTATGCAAGTGAACACGAAAATCAAACGGACGTCCATGGAATGTCATGAGCGGAATGCCCTGTTGTGCCAGATACGCACTGACTCGCCGACTGCGGAAGACATGCTGATAAAGGCTGGACAGCTTGGAAAATTGCCTTTTTACATTGCCGCTGCTTGTATGATAGGAGGCAGTAAAGCCACCCCCTGCCTGGCGAACAACTTTGACAATACCGTACCCGAGACTTCCATTTTTGGGCTTCAAATAAACGATAGGGTATTTACGCAGCAAGTTTCGAACAGTCGTAAGGGAAGGAGAGGTGTAAGTCTCCGGGATATGCTCATTCACTTCTGGATTCGGATACAGCAGTTGATGTACGCCCCATTTGTTAAAAAAGCCCTGATTGAACATCGGTAAATTGGGGTAACTGGCGAGTCGATACTTGAATTCCTGAACGGCTTCATGCTTTTCTGCCGAACGAGAGGGAATACGATCATAGACGACATCGGGCATGGCGGTAACATGCTTTTTCCAAAAGTAGCCGCCTGACTTGTTTCTGCGCAAAAACCACGCTTTGACCGTATTGGATTCCCAGTCTACATCGGTTGGGGAAAATATATAGTAGAAAACACCCTTCCCTTCTTGAGCCTGTAACAGATTGTAAAAAAACGAGGTGCGAGAGCCAATTGGCTGCTTGGGATCTCGTCTTATGCCAGTCGTAACGATCCCGATTGAAGGACCGATCCGGAGTGCGGAGCCCTCTAGCTTGAGCTGGATCAAGCCAGGGTGTGGAATGCCCAGCTCTGCTTGCAAGAGCGTCGTCACTTTCAGGACGTTCGTATCCGGATTGCGTTTATCTTGTAAGACAGTTGCGACTACTTCCTTTTTGCCCAGTAAGACTTTAATTTTTTGGCGTTGTCGTAGCTGTAGCTGTTGGAAGAGAGTAGCTGGCAGGATAATCCCACTGATACGGGGGTTGGAAAGGAAGCGAAGCCGCATTCTGAACGTTTCCATGCTTTAACCTCCTACACGCTCTTTCATAAGATAGTGGGCGTAGCGAACAGGCTGAGTAATCGAATGCAGTTGTGCAGTCGGGTCGTCAATCATGCGAAAAACGGTTCGCCCTGGTCTGCTGTTTACCTCGATGATCCAAACATTACCTGCGGTGTCGATGCCAATATCGATTCCCAGCTCAACGAGTCTGCCGTGTGACTCTTCCAAAAAACGGGGAAGTTCTTCTGCCACTCGGTTGATTGTTTGCTCGATGCGTGCCGCTTTTGTGGATGTGAAGTGAAGGGGCAGGAAAGAGGCCAGAGGTGTTGCTTTCCCTCCTCCGTGCAAATTGGAGGTGATACTGCGTTTGTCTCCCAGGCGCACAGCTTTGCCAGTTGTCCCCCATTTACCCAGCCCGTTTTTTTGAACCAGAACACGGACATCGAATGGGGTACCATCCGGGGTATGCAGCTCCAAATAGGGCTGTACCAGGAACTTACGGCCGGCAGTAAAGACAGACACAAAACTTTTTAACCCGGCAGTGTCACGAATTCGCCTGGTGAAAGGCGTATTGTCTCGGTTTCGTCCGGAAGCTTCATAGCCACTGCGCATTTCTTTGATTCTCACAACGCCAATACCGTGAGTTCCCGCCATCGGCTTGATAATGGCTGCCCCGTATTTTTGCAAGGTTGCATGGAGCACAGGATATGAGAATATTTCAGTAGGCGGGAGCAGCGGGGCGAGGAGAGGGGACTTAACGAGCATCTGGTGCACCTGCCATTTTCCAGACAGACCATGCCCCAAAAACGTAATGTTGCGATCGTTTTGCAACTTTTCCACAAATGGTTTATAGTGGCGATAAGATGGGCCCACAAAGCAACGATCATAGATAAAGGCGGGAATTGGGAAGTCTTTCGCGTGCCAGGACCCATTGCGATATTCGAAGCCTTTTACCATACGGGTGGAAAAGTTAACCTGACGTGGTGAAAAAACGAAGACGCGAATACCGTGCTTGCGTCCATAGAGCGTAAGCTTTTTGTAGTACCCTTTGTCTACAAAGTGGGAGCCTTGGCACCGGGCCATGATGCCAAGACTTCTCTTGGATGCTGTCATGTAGGTCACCTTCGCCTGTTTTTGTTGCGCTTCGGTTTTCTTTTTATCGTCTTTTGTGGTTGTATGGTCCGGGGAAAACCACTTAGAAAGGCGGAATAATCCAGCATGCGAATGACAGAAGGGCGAGCACGCCGAGGCAGCTCTTCGGCACCTTCAGGCAGCGGAACAGTTTTGGCTGACTTGGATGGCTTGCTGTTGACCTCCAATAGCCACACCCGTCCATGAACATCGACTCCCAGGTCAATTCCGAATTCTGCATACTGCCCAGGCAGGGATTCCTCTAAAAGGATCGCGAGCTTAAGTGCTACTGCGTGTAACGTTTGAGGAGATGGTCGAATCGCGCTCGCCCGTGGTCCACAAACTCGCAGCGCCTGAAGGGGAGTCATCATCTGCCCGCCTCTGGATATATTGGAAACAATGTGGTTTAATCCCAGTCGAGCTACCATGGAAGTGATGGACCATTCGCCTTTTCGGTCTTTTTGAACCAATACACGAAAATCTGTCGGTCGTCCTTGGATGCCGATTAACGCTAACCCTTGTTGCAGCAAATAGGATGTGCCTTTTATCCTTTTTTGCAAATACTGATGTAAGCCCTGAATGCTAGCAAATGATTTGCGCAATCCTCCAGGGAACGCGAGCTGGTATCCCTCGGGCGAACTGCGAATTCGAATGATCCCGCGCCCCATGCTGCCGTTAGCTGGTTTTGCATAAACGGTGCGATACGTAGATAGCATTTTCTGCAGGTCTTCCTGTTTCAAATACCGAACCATACTGGGAAGATGCTCGGAGGCTGTCGGTTGATTCTCGAGAGCGGTGTGTACATGCCACTTATTCAAAAAACGCTCGTTAAAAAAGGGAATGGAAGCGTCCTTGCAGCGTTGGACCCAGTTGGCCATCTGTTCACTTCGTTCGCGTTGGCGGGATATGAGCCGGTTGTAAATGCATTGTGGAAGCGGAAGTAAGGTTTGTCTCCAGACGCCTCCTCTTCTAACGAGGCCACGAACGATTCCCGTATCCCAGTTGACATCCTGAAGCCGAAATGTGCAAAGGATACCTCCGCGTTTACGGGTGATATCGGACATCTCCTGGAAGAAAGAGTTTAGGTGTCCAAACGGTGCTTTCGGGAACGCTGCATTGTAGGTCGAAACAAGAACACCTACATACGGTCCGAAAACGATTGTTTTCTGACTCGCATCATAACGGACTAAGAGTGGAACGCCCCTGGGTAGATATAGGGATTGAGCTAAAGATGGTCGTATGAAGGTTTTACCCGAGGTTTTGCCTCCCCGTTCCGAA is from Brevibacillus brevis and encodes:
- a CDS encoding YheC/YheD family protein; this translates as MLQQRSGWLTILPSGRWFVQLPRLVLKRSPKPLVASLGPFSHTKRIYAGLPRVQASRIRTRINWKMAGDSLKLGPLFGILTVGEGATFLGNRENFKDITQSGKQWGALVFVFTPQGINWEKKKVRGYLYNSRLNSWQEVILPFPHVVYNRIPTRKAERRPEVRRALNRIHEMPNVTLFNRGFFDKQQLFTMLESHLEVQAFLPETKQLDTLARFRSFCTEHRFVYLKPVRGRAGQGIMRIDFRNDKWFLQRLKEQKAITRRFSNLNDVWKHIRLHVKQQKYIMQQGIRRARYNGKPFDVRVLVQKDGEGEWSVTGVGIRRSGSQSITTHVPRGGSIHSLSTVMQALFHNNHEQMERHIHDTALAIARSLNAEWTDLAEMSMDLGLTEEGKLWLFEANAKPEKFDEPSIRRLSLANLIHYAQHVSHLQSKRGSAAG
- a CDS encoding YheC/YheD family protein, which translates into the protein METFRMRLRFLSNPRISGIILPATLFQQLQLRQRQKIKVLLGKKEVVATVLQDKRNPDTNVLKVTTLLQAELGIPHPGLIQLKLEGSALRIGPSIGIVTTGIRRDPKQPIGSRTSFFYNLLQAQEGKGVFYYIFSPTDVDWESNTVKAWFLRRNKSGGYFWKKHVTAMPDVVYDRIPSRSAEKHEAVQEFKYRLASYPNLPMFNQGFFNKWGVHQLLYPNPEVNEHIPETYTSPSLTTVRNLLRKYPIVYLKPKNGSLGYGIVKVVRQAGGGFTASYHTSSGNVKRQFSKLSSLYQHVFRSRRVSAYLAQQGIPLMTFHGRPFDFRVHLHKNQQNEWVVSCTAAKVAGSGSVTTHVRTGGTVIPGDDLLQHLFGRQKALMTQRISEASIRLATAIELAKGIDLGELGLDMGIDTQGHVWMFEANSKPGRSIFKHARLRQADQESRKLLVDYSCYLANF
- a CDS encoding YheC/YheD family protein, whose protein sequence is MTASKRSLGIMARCQGSHFVDKGYYKKLTLYGRKHGIRVFVFSPRQVNFSTRMVKGFEYRNGSWHAKDFPIPAFIYDRCFVGPSYRHYKPFVEKLQNDRNITFLGHGLSGKWQVHQMLVKSPLLAPLLPPTEIFSYPVLHATLQKYGAAIIKPMAGTHGIGVVRIKEMRSGYEASGRNRDNTPFTRRIRDTAGLKSFVSVFTAGRKFLVQPYLELHTPDGTPFDVRVLVQKNGLGKWGTTGKAVRLGDKRSITSNLHGGGKATPLASFLPLHFTSTKAARIEQTINRVAEELPRFLEESHGRLVELGIDIGIDTAGNVWIIEVNSRPGRTVFRMIDDPTAQLHSITQPVRYAHYLMKERVGG
- a CDS encoding YheC/YheD family protein, encoding MSYVPTIVVENEIISEVDLYLPQAHLRKWNLSTPSTIAVQFGSKTVSARVGGSERGGKTSGKTFIRPSLAQSLYLPRGVPLLVRYDASQKTIVFGPYVGVLVSTYNAAFPKAPFGHLNSFFQEMSDITRKRGGILCTFRLQDVNWDTGIVRGLVRRGGVWRQTLLPLPQCIYNRLISRQRERSEQMANWVQRCKDASIPFFNERFLNKWHVHTALENQPTASEHLPSMVRYLKQEDLQKMLSTYRTVYAKPANGSMGRGIIRIRSSPEGYQLAFPGGLRKSFASIQGLHQYLQKRIKGTSYLLQQGLALIGIQGRPTDFRVLVQKDRKGEWSITSMVARLGLNHIVSNISRGGQMMTPLQALRVCGPRASAIRPSPQTLHAVALKLAILLEESLPGQYAEFGIDLGVDVHGRVWLLEVNSKPSKSAKTVPLPEGAEELPRRARPSVIRMLDYSAFLSGFPRTIQPQKTIKRKPKRNKNRRR